Within Phaenicophaeus curvirostris isolate KB17595 chromosome 7, BPBGC_Pcur_1.0, whole genome shotgun sequence, the genomic segment GAATGAAGAGTTGTCACAGAGCAAATTCTTGAAACcaaactcatagaatcatagaatagttagggctggaagggaccttaaagatcatctagttccaacccctctgttatggtcagggacacctcccacaggatcaggccccatctaacctggccttgaacacctccagtgatgtggcatccacgacttcccttggcaacctgttccagtgtctcaccactctcattgtgaaggaattctttctaatgtctagtctaaatctgcccttctccattttatacccattccccctcatcctgtcatcacaagcctttatgatTAGTCCCCATtgtgtagcccctttcaggtactggaaggtagcTATAaaatctcctcggagccttctcttcttcaggctgaacaaccccaactttctcagcctgtcctcatagggaaggtatttcagccctcagatcatctttgtagcctcctctggactcattccaacagctccatatccttcttacattgaggactccagaactggacacaatacttcagatgaggtttcacaggagaggaatagaggagcagaatcacctccctcaacctgctggccacgcttcttttgatgcagcccaggatacagttgggcTTCTGctctgcaagcgcacattgccagctcatgttgagcttctcatcaatcaacacccccgagtccttctctgcagggcagctctcaatcacgtcaacccccatcgtgtactgaaaatggggattgccccggcccaggtacaggaccttgcacttggccctgttgaacctcatgaagtccacacaggctcacttctccagcctgttcaggtctctctggatggcatcccatcctcctggtgtggcaactacaccactcagcttggcgtcatctgcagacttgctgaggatgcactcaatctcactgtcagtatcactgatgaagatattaaacagcaccagtcccagtacggacccctgagggacaccacttgtcaaggatcttcatctggactttgagccattgaccactactctttgaatacattACGtgtcataaataaataaatattcccTGCTGTGGATAGAGGTCCCTTTGGAAATTAAGGCTGAGAATATTCCATTTTGGtgaacaaaatacaaaaaaaagagtCATGATTAACAGGAGAGCTACAAGATACAGGAGGGGCAGGTCTCAGCTCTCCGGTTAAATGGGCCCATTTCATAGGCGTGGGCCAAATTCGTAACAattcaagaacaagaggcaCCTTAGTGGAAAAGATGGGAGTCATCACATGGCCTGGACTACCCTTCCACTTGTCTCAAGTACGGCCTCCTCTGTGCCAAGGTTTCCCAGCCGTCTGCTCACCCGAGGTTGTAATGTGATAAACGCAGGCTCTGTGGCCCCTCAACTCAAtttcctctgcagcagctttCCCACATCCTCCAGTGAGCTCTTTCCAGAAAAAGCCAGAAGGACTCAGAGCAGTGGAATATCCAGCATCCCCAGTCCAAGCACAAGCACTTGTTCTTGAGGTGGAGGTGTGTCCATCAGAGGACTGAAGGCCAGCAGTGAACATCGGAGACAGAGCAAAGCCCAGGGAATCCTTGacaaaaaatcacatttcaaaAGCACAGCCCAAAGCCTCAGCTGGTGTAACCTAGCAATAATGTGCCTGTAGTCGCACAAAATAAGAAATCCTGGCCAGCTCTCCCTCTGCTGCCAAAGGGAGGTGAAGACACCACCAACCCATTTTCCCTCCTGAGAAATCAGGTGGAGGTGTGTTGCCAACAAAGCCCCAGATGTGCAAGCCCCATGGGGCTGACTGTGCTCCTCCCTGGCCACAAACTGGGACACCTGGACACTTTCCCACACCAAAACTGTTCATTCCCTAGGTCAGGAGGTAAGTAACAGAGAACAAGAGAAGAAGCAAGAGGGGTACAAAGGTCGAGGGAAAGCCAGGGAAAGCTCTCCAAACATTCATGCAAGATTGGCTGTGCTGGAGCTCAAGGGACATTTGTAACCTGATATATTGATGGATGCCAGGGTCCTAGGAGATTTCTTACAGGGAGATATTAAGCCTCCAGTGATCAGCGCAggttcctcctctctttctttgctttagcaGTTTCAGACAGCACTGCCTTTTGCctgggacagagggagagaatcatagaatagttagaatcatagaatagcttagAAACAGCCCAGGCCTGAAGCTCTGGATGCAGGCAccagctccagagctgcttCCACACCAGTAGAAGCactggaaggggaagaaaaggggagCAGGACAACCTTATTCACTTGCTAATAGGCTACTGAAAGAAAGACGTCAAATCTACCATTGCCATTCAAGGATACAGGCAACTTgctaaaaacagtttaaaaacaaggctgggcaggagaggagaggaaatggatTAGGTTTTCCaaaagcaccccaaaatccacactTCCAACTCCACAGGAAACCTGGGAGGCTGAGTCAGGCAGTGACATCAAACTactgaacaaaaaataaacactttttttcagctctggttagaaaaatcctttcttgCAGAGCTGCCATAGTTCATATGCTCCGAGCAACAGTGTACAGAAAGGAGAAGGGTTGGGGTTCTTTGGGAAgggaggtggggaaaaaaagaacacaaaccaTGCACTGGGAAAGCCACACCGATGAGCTTGTTAACATTTGAAGAGACTTCTTGGCGTGATTCCTTACACGCATTCCTGCCAAGAATTTGCAAGAGGAAAGTATATTTAGCAATCTAAGGCATGCCAAGGCCttgtcaagagaaaaaaaacaacactttGAATATGTGGAACAGCAATCAGATGTCTTCTAAGCAGCCATTTTCAAAATGCATCCAGGTATCTAATAAGGGCACCTGAGACAAAGCTACAACTCTGCCACACTCCATGACTCAAAAAACATCCACTAAGGATcaaatattcagaagaaaaatacgtTACCGATGGCAACTGCCCACTTTTCAAGCATTGGGGCAGGTTTCTAGCAGGTGATTCTGTCACCCTGAGCCACTGGGTGCACAGTCTCATGCCACTGCATATCACTTCGTATGAATAGTGTCCTCTAAGGAATGATTTCTCCAAGAAAAGCTGTGAGCCACACTGCATagctgggaagcagagaggTGTTGCCTGCCCACTACTTTCTTGGAAGCTGGACCACCAGTTTTGTGATGCTCTTTCCCCAGGGGAGCTAGTGAACATCCAGGTGAGAGGAGCAGCAGGTGGAAGCTAGGACAATATCCTTCTCCAAGTGATAGAGGAGGCAACAAGGAGAGGTGCTATGCTGGACCTTGTTCTCACCAACAAGGAGGGGCCGGTAAGGAATGGGAAGCTCAGCATCAGctttggctgcagtgaccatgaaatggtggagttcaaggtccataGGGCAGCAAGGAGGGTGTATAGCAAACTCACTGCCCTGGGTCTCAGGAGACTAGACTTTGGCTTCTTCAGTGACCTGATTGGTAGGGTTCCATGGGATTAAGCCCCAGAGGGAAGAGGGGCCAggttaatattcaaggatcacTCCAAGTTTGGGAGTGATGCATCCCAACAAAGAGAGGACAGGTAAAAATGCCAGGAGGTCTGAATGGATCAACAAGTAGCTCCTAGACAAACTCAAACACAAAAAACCTAGAGAGGGTGGAACTAAGGACAGGTAGCCTGGGAGGAACACAGAGAATGTCTGAGTAGATAAGGTCACGTTAGGGAAGCTGAAGTCCTGATAGAATTAAATCTGACCAGAGTCATTAAGGGCAGCAAGAACAGCTTCTATAGGTACAtcagtgataaaaggaagactagaaAAGATGTGAGCCctctctggaaggaaacagaagacCTGGTTACCTTGGACGTagagaagactgaggtactcagtgacttttttgcctcagtcttcactgacaagtGCTCTAGCCACACTGCCCAAGGTGCAGAAGGCAAAAGCAGGAACTGGGAGAATGAAGAAGGACTCACTGTAGGAGGAGATCACGTTCAATACCATTTAAGAAATGTGAAAGTGCACAAGTCCACAGGACCTGATGACATGCACCTGcaggtcctgagggaactggtggatgaagttgctaagGCACTgtccatcatatttgagaagttgtgCTAGTCTGGTGAAGTTCCCACTGCCTGAAAAGGGGGAATCATAACccccattttaaaaaagagtaaTAAGGAAGACCTGGAGAACGACAGGCCATTTAGTCTCATCTTTGTGCCAGGCaaaatcatggagcagatcctcctggaaactacGCTAAGGTACGTgcaaaataaggaggtgatttgCGACAGCCAGCATAGCTTCACTAAAGGCAAATcaggccaaacatttgatggccCTCTATGAGAGAGTTACAGTGTTGATGGATAAGGGAAGAGCATCTTGCATCTTCTACCTGGACTTCtacaaagcatttgacactgtcccacCTGACATCCTTGTCTCCACATTGGAGAGACATggggatttgatggatggataAGGAATTAGCTGGGTGATCACACTCAATTTGTTTCCGTCAATTGTTCAGTGTCCAAGGGGTgatcagtgacaagtggcatTTCTCAGGGGTTGATATTGGGACCTACACTGTTTAACACCTTTGTTGGCAACATGTACAGTAGGATTGTCCTCACCAAGGCTGCTGCTGAtgccaagctgtgtggtgtaGTTGACAtgctggaaggaagggatgccatccagaggaaccttAACAGGCTTGAATAGTGGGCCGGTGCAACTGCTAGTGCCTGTAGCTGGCCAGGGTTTCTCATCCCCAAGAGCCGTAAGCCCCAACAGCCTTTAATACGTGGCATTACACAAACACAAATGGTGCCCCCAAGGCTTAGTTTCATGATTCCAAATTGACCAAACAGGCTGTCAGTGAGCGGGATGGAGCAGGAAGCACAAATGGGCTAAAGCAACTATTTTCTGCTGGAAACAGGTAGATGCTTTACAGGGAAATCAGAACAAGGGTACCTGCCCTGAGCTATTTTAGGGTTTGGTTTCCAAGTTCCTTTGGGCACCTGAAATGCCACTTTGATTATAGCCACCATCCCCTTGGGTTATATCCtcaatcctgaaaaaaaaaaccccatgggACTGACAGATTGCTCTGAGAAAGTGGTCCCCTTCTCATCTGCTTCTCACAAGCAACCAAGATCAACCAATGTGCTCAGCCACATCTACAGAACATTCAGCCAgattcacagaattatagaatggtttgggttggaagatgataaagaccatccagttccaaccctcctgtcacaggcaggaacacctttcactggatcaggttgctcaaagcctcatccaacctggcctcaaacacctccagggattgggaTATTCTTGATATCTCTTaggcaaactgttccagtacttcaccaccctcacagtaaaaactttcttcctaatatccaatctaaatcgaCCCTATTTCacagcttaaaactattacccctcatcctatcaaaGTCTCAATTTCCATCAAACCTTCCTCTACTTCCTGTAGCTGGAGCATTCCAGATGGGCCCAACACTGCCATAAGCTCACACCCTCCAAGACAGGTCAGGTGCCAGCACTTTGCTCTCTGCTTCTACGGAGTCTATCCAAGTTCTTGACTGAGGCGCAGCAAGTATACTGAAAACAGTAAGTAAAATTGCTAACAATTCTTGCTTTCACCCTAGATTGCCAGAGGAAACAACACATTTTGAGGATCACCTGGCCAAATCACATAGTTATCGATACAACAAATTCTCCTAGGATATATTTATAGAGGGTTTGGACAGAGCAATAACACAAATTCAGCTCTGTTTGAGGTGACAAGTGACCACAAATGGTATCTCCAACTTCCCTATTCCTATTTCTACCTCCCGATCTGTTTTGGCACAGATCCCTGTTGCAGTCTGAAATCCCTGCCGTGGTTTGTTTTAGGGGGAAAGCACGAAACGCTGAGCTAAGAAGCTACAGCAGGCATACAGGTGAGCAGAGTTTTCCTCCTGGATGGGAAGGGAAGCTGAGAAGATGCTGCCGGGCGGCAGCCTTGCAGCACcgagcagcagagcagcagtgtcGCCCGCTGGCCACTCGCAGCATTGACAGCTGACAGCGCTCACACCCCAGCATCACCGCCACCAAAGGGTCCCGGGGTACCACAGCGCCCTGGGAAGACAACAAGCAGCTCAGGGGCTCTGCAGATGTAGCCCAAGCAGGGATGCAAGTAGGACCATGGAGgccagataaaaaaaaagatcattccACATCCTCATCTTCTCTTCCTATGTCCAGCCCACCCAGATTCTGCCCTCTGCAAATATTAATCCCAAAGGGAATGAATAACGTCCTCAGTAGGAATAGACAGGTATCTATCTACCTTAGATACATACCTGTGCAATCATCACGGCATATCAACACAGTGAAGACACAGCCTCTGCACCTGTTAATGAGTGCCTACTTTATAGCAGGGCTTTAATCAGAAACCAATCTCTACATTAACGAAGAAAGCACTGAGGTGTGCAGTTATATCTCAGCATCCAAAACTGGGAGGGGAGAGCTACATGGAAACCTGACCCAAGCAAACcgaataaaaaccaaaaaagcagtCTATAAAAGTTCCCCCACCCTTCCTTCTCACTGAGGGTCTCCCTAAAGGTCGGCTCAGATActtgcagagcagctcctggaCAACAGCAGCTCATaaagctgcagaggaaggcaacGCAAAGTTAGGGGCAGCACTCCTTTGCAAACTCTCAGCGGCAAGCGAGCAGGCTTTTTCTGTACAGCAGCATCAGCCGGCCTCACACACCATTCACCCCACCttcagtgggagcagcagccagcaggaaaaaagctgGCTCCCTGAGCAGTCCCAGCCATCCACACGCCAGGGGACAGCCAGCCCCAAGGGAGCAGAAACATATTACCTGAAAAGACAGTTCAAGGCAGCTTGGAGATGACATCCCAGGAAAGCTGTTTAGCATGAACCAGGCCCAGAAGTAAGCACTGCCAAGGGCAGCCAGTTTGATCAGGCTGGGAAATCTGACAACCTAGAGAACGCTGCTGTGGGCATGTCACTaagaaaaaccacaacaaaaatcTGGGAGTTCTGCTGAATTTCCCAAACCCACAGCCTTTCATGTAACCTTGCTAAGAGAATACACATGCACAGAAGGTCATGATGATGTTTATCTACATACACAAAAATGAGCCATCGCTTGTAAGGAGGCACCTATTGCCACCTTCGGGTTAATCACACAATTCTTTCATCCTCCACTACAGACAGAACAAAGTGAGACAATGGGGAAGCGTGCAGAGCTCTCTCTCCAGAAAGCACCCTGCACAGGTCCCAAGGAAGGACTCTTTATCACTGTTCGGAGGTCAGACAAAAGACATGCAGGTTGGTATGAATGACACTTGATATCTGAATATAGGGACTTTCTTTAGTAAGGGAAATTTACAGCACagaactttaaaacaaacaaacaaacaaacaagtttAGGAAACAAGCAGGAACACTGCAAATTTCTGATCCAGACCTTTTGCAACTTGGGAAAAGGTTCCTACTCAAGAAGTCCAGTTCTGAACTTCCAGAGATGTCAGGCTCATTAATGGCATTACTGCCAGAGCTCATTAAATCCTTTTAAAGTTTAGCTGGAGCAAGAGCAAGCAACCACTGTGCCACCTGCTTACTACTTTTCCTTTGGCAGCTATAAAGGTTATTACCAGACTTATTTTCTGGCCTGTATTGGTAAGGACAGGGAAGGTGCTGCAGTCACCAAAACTGCAGacaaaaacaaacctcaaacaaaatcaaaactcaCCTGACAAACAGACCATAAAAAATGTTCCAGCATCTGAAGCTTGACAGTCTAAAGGGATGATTTGGAAGCAATGATTAACtcaaacagcagcttttctttcaagaCTGAATGTCCCAGGAGTTGGTTCAACATGAAAATTTATTGTAGGGAACTTGAACATACAGACATGGGAGCCTGCAATCAGACCTGGGAAGACCAAGCCACAGCGTTCAGGTGGACTAACCTCGAGACCTTCGCACAAGAGAACACACTACAGGTGGCAGTAAGCAATAACCTGTAGCTGGCACTGGAAAATGAGCAGCACCAGCCAGTAACAAAGGATGATAGCTACTCTTTTGCCACTCCCATCTCTGCCCCCAAGCCAGCCAcaatgcttttttcccctccccatcgTGCAGCACCCACCCTACTCCCCGGAGTTTTCCTCCAGAGCAAATAGGAAGAGGCAGAGTCACACTTTCCAtgttctctcctcttcccttaCATCTCTCTGTTCCTCCACTCACGGAGCTCCGCAACATTACTCAAGGCACAGACATGAAGGCCATCTCAAGATGTGCCAGGCTTCTTAAAGCTACTTAAGCTGTCCTCAGACAGCAACAAAATAAGCAATTAACTGGGAAGGAAAACTGGTTTTTAATGGCTTCACCAGTAACAAGAGGCACTCCACTACTGGATAGGACCACCAGTGTCTTCATAGGTATAAATACAATACAGCAAGACAGGACATTTGCAGAAAGACAATCATGATTCCACGCCATTATCTCCTTTTTATTGTTAAAAGGACAGATCCTGACagtggacaaaaaaaaaaaattgtttcacaaGGAGAACAAGATGTAGCTTCTACTGGTCCTTCAATTCCTTCAGTCTTCTTATTGCAGATTTGACTGTCACTGCAGAGGTGGTactggaagaagaaacagaGTCATCTGCACATGGCCAAAGAAGAACTACCCACACCAATGTTATGTTTTGGAGAAAGCACTAATAATTTCAAATAGGTAGCACCTGACTGAATTGTCAATAGGGGGCTGATGCCTTGACAGCACAGCTAATTTTTACGACAACAAAATGTAGGCCTTTCCTACAAAAGCACATGGAACATCACAAGCTACATCTCAAATTATCCAGTCATGCACCAAGAACATGCACAAGCGCATGGGCTGATTCCTAGTGACCGGAATGCAGTGGACAACAGTGTCTTCTACCAGAACTGGGGAGAgtggggtggggaaggagagTGAAAAAAGGGAGTACAGACGGGCACCATCACAATAAGGAATAGAAAATTCAATgcttctaaaatgaaaacaaaacgtGGAAATACTTTTCCTTGGAGTAAATCTGATTTTGCCTACTGTactgtttctgaaatgaaaaggcTGCTTAGGCTTTGAAAAAAAGATGTAGGAGTTCCCCCACACAGTTAAGATTTTTATACAGTCAAAAGAGtccaggaaggaaaaataatccatGGGTCAGAGGCACAATTTATTagaagctgggttttttttcaggatagATCAGAGGGACAACTGTCAGGTGTCATCCATGCAGTTGATTCCACCCTGCCATGGTGGAGATGAACCAGCTATCACCTCTGCTCCTTTCCTTCCAACATCATCAAAAAACCAGCCCAAGCATAATAACTCATATGAGCAAATACTGTCGTTTACATCTCCAGTAAGAAATGCTGCTACAACCAAGGCAGAAACTACttagataaaaatatttggtttaacATTTGCAAGTGTTTCAATTCCTTTATTTGAATTTTGTGAAAAGATGCAGAGCTTgcatttttaagaataaaacaaGTTTGATAAAACTCAGAGAGCCAAATAAATTCTGGAGGGACCACCAAACCCAGAGGCAATAATACAATGGATAATATGAAACATTCTCAGAATCTCCACAAAAAATAGGGGAAAGAACAGCAATCAAATCCAATCTGATCCATTCCAATCAAATTCTAACCATGCAGgcaccccccaacccctcatCACTAACTTGAGACAGATTACTTATGATTAGTAgattaaaatagtaaaaaaaaatgtaatgtaaaaaGCTGCATTACACCTTAGCTATGTGAGAATAAATGCTTATAGGAGCTACTTTGTTTCCTTACTTGTAAGTCCAGGCACCACCAGCAACTGTCTTCATGCAGGATCCACAATGCCAGATACCTACAGCCTTCCTCTTCATCTTGGTCTGTAAcaaaacagagtgaaaaaaaaataagagttaaaaaaatgcaCTCTCCATCAGCTGAAAAAACCAAGAGAACTTGCGATATCATCCAAAAAACAAATTCCAGGTGACAACATCTGCATCACGCTACAGCATTACCTATAAGCCTAACTAGGGCAGGTAAGGATTAAGGAATGTTTTTATTCAGATGCATCACAACAGGGAAAGTCCTTctgaaacactttttcactCGGATACAAAATAAAAGCGAGTCATTTCCAAGTGCCTCATCAAAAATCCAGCtttttgaaggagaaaagtAATAAGGAGCTATGCTGGTTGTAACTGACATTCTCACCTGATTTGATAACCAATGTAATATTGCCATTACTAGTGCTCCCTGGCCAGGTCCCTTTTGAACAGCAGGTGAAAAGTGAGTGGAGGATACTGAACTCCTTTCACCCAGGCAAGTCTCCAGCACCCTGCAATGATGACAATGGGTTTGCCTAGTCCTACCTAAGACTTACGGAACTCTGCAACTGGGGTTATCAACATTCTCACTTCACATGAAAAAGAcactaaatattaaaaaaaaccccacgatatatgaaaatatttttatatttccagCCACTTAAAGATACCTACTTTATAGATACCAATAAAAATTATCAGGGCAAAGCACCAGCTGATGACCCTCACAAACTGTCAACATGGCACATAGGAGAGAATATTGATGAGAAGGTAAGACTATTTTTACTCAGTAATTCTTCCTCATCCAGAGTTATAGAGCACACAAATATAAGTAAGCAACTGCAACCAAAAATTGTAAGAGTGAAAGGCAATCTCTGTTCCTCCACCAGGtacactgtaaagaaaaaacaaagccctAGTAGCACCTTGATTATCAGGATAACAAGCATGTTGGTTTGATTCTGTCAGGTCTTTTTATTACATACCAAAAGCGTAAGGAATGCACCCTTTCTCATTATGTAGTATAATGAAATACAATTTATGTTTGTGTTCATTTCCTACCACTAAACATGCAAGTAAAATGCCTACAAACTCTTATTTTATAAATGATTTTGACAGTAGCCTAAagctcacaataaaaaaaattaatgtctgAAAATTAGTCAAGTTCTCTTTAGTAGGAAAATCACCCAAGCATAAAACTGCATTTCTAGCACCAACAGTAACTTTTAAAGACTGCTTTAGGAAAGGAGCTCTCTCACCTTGCCACAGAAGGAGCAGGTGTATTTGGCGTGTTGGCTAATTTCAATCTTCTTCACCATTTTCCTAAGGGATGCACCATAACGGGTACCATATTTACCCACAATTCCAACCTTCTTGGTGCGCTTCGCCTGTTGGGAGGCAAACCAGAATAAGCTTGAACTTCCCAGAGACAGCCACCCCCTCTCTTGACACGACAAGCAAGCGCTCACAAGCAGCGCTGCGGCAGAACAACTTCTCTCCCCGACGCTCTGCACCGAGGGGCTCAGGCTGCCGCAGCCCGAGAGCCAAGCACCGCACGGGCGCCTCCTTCCCCTGGCCAAGCCGCCTCCAGGCACCCCGGGCCCGGCCTCTTCGGACTTGCGGCCACACAAGCAGCAGTTCCTATTGCAAACAGCGCAGTATTTTGATTTAAGTTAAAGTAGGATTAAGTTTGTTCAAGTAACCGTATTTTTGAAAGCGAGACAGAAGGTCCCATAGATCGCAtagagtatttttttaacaagcaGTTCTCCCAGGCGCTGCTCGCTCTGGGGCCGAGAACGCCCGGTGTTCGGCGCGGTCTgtgcctcctgtcccccccGCCGTCTGCAGCCTCCCCTGCCTCAAACGCagggtcaggcagagctggagccggCTCCACATAAGCAGAggtttgactgttgtgaagttcataataacgtTAAAATTAGAGCTTGGGttgatggagatcgctccctcgCGTTGCCCAGGCCGGATAAGGGCCGCTCGCCTTCCAAAACTCCAAAACGActcttagagagttttatttgccgGCATCCGCGGTGCCGCCAGCGCCTCTCGCCTCGCCGCGGCCTGCCCTCTCCTCCCCGGGCCTTCCCCTCCCGCAGCCGCGGGGCCAGAGCCCGCTCGGGGCATTGACCCCCCTCTCCTCgtgccccgcagcccccccagcGGCCGCCCCGGGGCGGATGGGGGCGGATGGCGGACAGGCCGCGCCGCCCCGGCCTCACTCACCATCTTCCTGCGCGGCGCCGGTGCCGAGAAAGAACGCTAAGAGGCGTCGCTACCGGAAGTGACGAGCGAGCGACGGAGCGCGGGAGGCACGGAACCCGGAGCGGGCCTGTCTGCACCGTGGCGGTGCGTACTCTATGGTGCATCCCGTCCATTCCCCACCCCCCAGCAGGGTTACCGAGAGCCTGAAGCACACAGGAACCGGAATGCGGTTGCAAGCTCGTGTTGCGGGATGCAGTGCTG encodes:
- the RPL37A gene encoding large ribosomal subunit protein eL43 isoform X1 yields the protein MAKRTKKVGIVGKYGTRYGASLRKMVKKIEISQHAKYTCSFCGKTKMKRKAVGIWHCGSCMKTVAGGAWTYNTTSAVTVKSAIRRLKELKDQ
- the RPL37A gene encoding large ribosomal subunit protein eL43 isoform X2, with the protein product MAKRTKKVGIVGKYGTRYGASLRKMVKKIEISQHAKYTCSFCGKTKMKRKAVGIWHCGSCMKTVAGGAWTYNTTSAVTVKSAIRRLKELKDQ